The genomic DNA AGCGCCGGCGTCAGGTCTTCGCCGAGCGCGATGCCGTCGAAGCCGATGACGCTGAGGTCGTCCGGCACACCAAGGCCGTCCAGGTGCGCGGCGCGGATGCTGCGGATGGCGAGCAGGTCGTTCGAGCAGACCAGCGCGGTGGGCCGGCCGGGCGCCTGCAGCACGCCGGCGAGCGCATCGACCGCGCTCTCGACGAAGGGCACCTCGATCAATGGCGGCGCCTTGAGCCCGGCATCGGCCATGCCCTTGCGGTAGCCGCGATAGCGCTGCTGCGCGCGGTCGGACGCGGCGAGCGTACCGCTGACCATCGCGATGCGGCGATGCCCGTGCAGCACCAGCCGCGCCACCGCATCGGCCACGGCGGCTTCGCCATCGACGGTCACGCAGGGATGGTCGGGGTGCCTGTTGTAGGCCAGCACGTAGGGCGTGCCGGTGCTGCGCAGCCGGGCCAGCGCGGCCGACGTGGACGGATTGGAAACCACGAGGATCAGCCCGTCGACATTGCCGGCCAGAAGCAGGTGGACCGCGCGTTCTTCCTCGTCGAGCTGGTAGCCCGTGGTGACGGGAATGATCGCGTAGCCGCCGGCGATGGCTGCCCGCGCGATGCCCTGCAGGCACTCGGCAAAGGTTGGGTTCAGCAGCGTCGGCAGCACTACGCCCAATGCACGGCTGCGCTGGGTGCGCAAGGTGCGCGCGCTGGCGTTCGGCACATAGTCGAGTTCACGCGCGACGCGCTCCACCAGCTCCCGCGTGGAGCGGGTCACCTTGTCGGGGAAGTTGAAGGCCCGCGACACGGTGGCCACGGAAACCCCGGCTTTGGCTGCAACGGCTTGGATGCTCATTCGTGCGGTGTCATGTAATCGATTACATTTCACCGCGGCAGTATGACCCCGCTATGACAGGCCGTGAAAGTGGGGAGAAACCCTCGCGTTGTGGTGGAGGCTCGTCTTGCCCCCTCTCCCTCCGGGAGAGGGTGAGGGCGGACGGCCTCTAAAAGACGACGAACCTACTTCCCGCGCCGAACCCGCCGGATCTCGTCCAGGATCAGGCAGATGGCCCCGAGCGTGATCGCACTGTCCGCCGCATTGAACGCCGGGAAGTACCAGTTGCCCGCGTGGAAGCTCAGGAAGTCCACCACGTAGCCATGCATCATCCGGTCGATCACGTTCCCGATCGCTCCGCCCAGGATGCAGGCCATCGAGAACGAGAATAGCTTCTGCCCCGCGTGCGACTTCAGCATCCAGACGATGAACACCGCGGCCGCCACGCCAATGGCCGTGAAGAACCAGCGCTGCCAGCCCGAGTGGTCGGCCAGGAACGAGAACGCGGCGCCCGTGTTGTGCGCCCGGACCACGTTGAAGAAGCTCGTGACGTAGGTCGCGTCGCCGAGCTTGTAGTAGCCCAGGATCAGCGTCTTGGTGAACTGGTCGATGATCAGGACGATTGCCGCCAGAGCGAGCCACGGCCAGATGCTGCCGCTGCGCGAGCGCGATGCCGACATGGAGCGTGCGGCCGCCATCAGGCAAAGCTCCGCGGCTCGCCGGCACCGAACAGGTTGCTCGTGCAACGGCCGCAGATCGTGGGATGCGCCGGGTCGTGGCCCACGTCGTCGCGGTAGTGCCAGCAGCGGTCGCACTTCTGCGCGCTGCTCGGCGTGACCACGGTGGACAGCGCCTCGCCCGCCGCCAGTTCGATGGCGGAGGCGATGAAGACGAACTTCAGGTCGTCGCCCAGCGAGCCCAGCAACGCGAAGTCATCAGCCGCTGCGCTGAGCCGCAGGTTCGCCTGCAGCGACGAGCCCACCTTGCCTTCGGCGCGCACGGCCTCGATGTCCTTGTTGACCACGTCGCGGATCTCGCGGATGCGGCCCCACTTGGCAAGCAGTGCTTCGTCGGGCGCGGCGAACTTGCTGTACGTCTGCGCAAAGATCGACTCGCCCGGCTTGCCCGTGCTCACGAATTTCCATGCCTCTTCGGCCGTGAAGCTCAGGAACGGTGCCATCCAGCGCAGCATCGCCTGCGAGATGTGCCAGAGTGCCGTCTGCGCACTGCGGCGCGCCCGCGAGCCCGGCGCGGTCGTGTAGAGCCGGTCCTTCAGGATGTCGAGGTAGAAGCCGCCCAGGTCTTCCGAGCAGTAGATCTGCAGCTTGGCCACCACTGGATGGAACTCGTACACCTGGTAGTGCGCGAGGATCTCGGCCTGGAACTGCGCCGCGCGCGACAGCGCATAGCGGTCGATCTCGAACAGCTGGTCGAGCGGCACCGCATCCTTCTGGATGTCGAAGTCGCTCGTGTTCGCGAGCAGGAAGCGCAGCGTGTTGCGGATGCGGCGGTACGCATCGACCACGCGCGCCAGGATCTTGTCGTCGCCAGCGATGTCGCCCGAGTAGTCGCTCGCGGCCACCCACAGGCGGATGATTTCCGAGCCCAGCTTGTTGCTGATCTCTTGTGGGTCGATGCCGTTCTTGAGCGACTTGCTCATCTTGATGCCCTTGGCATCCACCGTGAAGCCGTGCGTAAGCAGGCCGCGGTACGGCGCGCGGTCTTCCAGCGCGCAGGCGATCAGCAGCGACGAATGGAACCAGCCGCGGTGCTGGTCATGGCCTTCGAGGTATAGGTCGGCTTCGGGGCCGCTCTCGTGGTGCACGTTGGGGTGCGTGCCGCGCAGCACGTGATAGAAGGTCGAGCCCGAGTCGAACCACACCTCGAGGATGTCGGTGCTCTTGGTATAGCTCGGTGCATCTTCGGCGCCCAGGATGTCTTCGACGGTGACGCGGCTCCAGGCTTCGATGCCGCCCTTCTCGACGATGTCGGCGGCCTGGTCGAGGATCTCCATCGTGCGCGGATGCAGCTCGCCCGAATCCTTGTGCAGGAAGAACGGGATCGGCACGCCCCAGCTGCGCTGGCGGCTGATGCACCAGTCGGGCCGCCCGGCGATCATGTCGTGCAGGCGCGCCTTGCCGTTCTCCGGGTAGAAGCTGGTCTGTTCGATGGCGTCGAGCGCGGTCTGGCGCAGCGTCTTGGGTGCCTTGTCCTTGGTGAACACGCCTTCGCCCTCGTCCATGCGGATGAACCACTGCGCCGCGGCGCGGTAGATCACCGGCGTCTTGTGGCGCCAGCAGTGCGGGTAGCTGTGGGAGATGGTCTCGGTGGTCAGCAGCCGGTTGGCGTCGCGCAGCGCGGCGATGATCACCGGCACCGCCTTCCAGATGTTCTGCCCGCCGAACAGCGGGAAGTCGGGCGCGTAGCTGCCGTTGCCCTGCACCGGGTTCAGGATGTCGTCGTAGGCCACGCCGTGGGCGATGCAGGAGTTGAAGTCGTCCACGCCGTAGGCCGGCGACGAGTGCACGAGGCCGGTGCCGTCGGTGGCGGTGGCGTAGTCGGCCAGGTAGACCGGCGACAGGCGCCGATAGCCCGCGTCCACGTCGTACAGCGGATGCTCGAATTCGAGCCCGCCGAGCTTCTCGCCCTTGACCGTGGCCAGCACCTTGCCGTCGAGCGCATAGCGCGTCATGCACATCTCGACCAGCGAATTGGCCAGGATCAAGAGGCCGCGCTCGGTGTCGACCAGCGAGTACTCGATCTCGGGATTCAGGTTGATCGCCTGGTTGGCCGGGATGGTCCACGCGGTGGTGGTCCAGATCACGGCAAAGATGTCGCCGAGGATCGTGTGGTCGGTCCCGAAGGCCTTGAGCACCTTCTCGCGCTCGTGTGCCTTGAACGCCACGTCGAGGGTCTGGCTCTTCTTGTCCGCGTATTCGATCTCGAACTCGGCCAGCGACGAGCCGCAGTCGAAGCACCAGTACACGGGCTTCAGGCCGCGGTAGACGAAGCCGCGCTCGATCACGCGCTTGAACGCGCGCAGCTCGCCGGCTTCATTGGCGAAGTCCATCGTCTTGTAGGGGTGGTCCCATTCGCCCAGCACGCCCAGGCGCTGGAAGTCGGCCATCTGCTGCGCGATCTGTTCCGTGGCGTAGGCGCGGCTCTTGGCCTGCATCTCGTCGCGGCTCAGGTTGCGGCCGTACTGCTTTTCGATGGCGTTCTCGATCGGCAGGCCGTGGCAGTCCCAGCCGGGCACGTAGAGCGCGTCGTAGCCTTCGAGCTGGCGCGCCTTGGTGATCATGTCCTTGAGGATCTTGTTCACCGCGTGGCCCATGTG from Variovorax sp. V93 includes the following:
- a CDS encoding LacI family DNA-binding transcriptional regulator — translated: MSIQAVAAKAGVSVATVSRAFNFPDKVTRSTRELVERVARELDYVPNASARTLRTQRSRALGVVLPTLLNPTFAECLQGIARAAIAGGYAIIPVTTGYQLDEEERAVHLLLAGNVDGLILVVSNPSTSAALARLRSTGTPYVLAYNRHPDHPCVTVDGEAAVADAVARLVLHGHRRIAMVSGTLAASDRAQQRYRGYRKGMADAGLKAPPLIEVPFVESAVDALAGVLQAPGRPTALVCSNDLLAIRSIRAAHLDGLGVPDDLSVIGFDGIALGEDLTPALTTIAQPNDDIGRRSVELLVQAMAGGTALQADASLLLPYFFRDGESCAAARDTAAD
- the lspA gene encoding signal peptidase II; the protein is MAAARSMSASRSRSGSIWPWLALAAIVLIIDQFTKTLILGYYKLGDATYVTSFFNVVRAHNTGAAFSFLADHSGWQRWFFTAIGVAAAVFIVWMLKSHAGQKLFSFSMACILGGAIGNVIDRMMHGYVVDFLSFHAGNWYFPAFNAADSAITLGAICLILDEIRRVRRGK
- the ileS gene encoding isoleucine--tRNA ligase, with translation MSDAASPTDYRSTLNLPDTPFPMRGDLPKREPGWVKEWNEEGRYHRLRDARHGAPKFILHDGPPYANGQIHMGHAVNKILKDMITKARQLEGYDALYVPGWDCHGLPIENAIEKQYGRNLSRDEMQAKSRAYATEQIAQQMADFQRLGVLGEWDHPYKTMDFANEAGELRAFKRVIERGFVYRGLKPVYWCFDCGSSLAEFEIEYADKKSQTLDVAFKAHEREKVLKAFGTDHTILGDIFAVIWTTTAWTIPANQAINLNPEIEYSLVDTERGLLILANSLVEMCMTRYALDGKVLATVKGEKLGGLEFEHPLYDVDAGYRRLSPVYLADYATATDGTGLVHSSPAYGVDDFNSCIAHGVAYDDILNPVQGNGSYAPDFPLFGGQNIWKAVPVIIAALRDANRLLTTETISHSYPHCWRHKTPVIYRAAAQWFIRMDEGEGVFTKDKAPKTLRQTALDAIEQTSFYPENGKARLHDMIAGRPDWCISRQRSWGVPIPFFLHKDSGELHPRTMEILDQAADIVEKGGIEAWSRVTVEDILGAEDAPSYTKSTDILEVWFDSGSTFYHVLRGTHPNVHHESGPEADLYLEGHDQHRGWFHSSLLIACALEDRAPYRGLLTHGFTVDAKGIKMSKSLKNGIDPQEISNKLGSEIIRLWVAASDYSGDIAGDDKILARVVDAYRRIRNTLRFLLANTSDFDIQKDAVPLDQLFEIDRYALSRAAQFQAEILAHYQVYEFHPVVAKLQIYCSEDLGGFYLDILKDRLYTTAPGSRARRSAQTALWHISQAMLRWMAPFLSFTAEEAWKFVSTGKPGESIFAQTYSKFAAPDEALLAKWGRIREIRDVVNKDIEAVRAEGKVGSSLQANLRLSAAADDFALLGSLGDDLKFVFIASAIELAAGEALSTVVTPSSAQKCDRCWHYRDDVGHDPAHPTICGRCTSNLFGAGEPRSFA